A single genomic interval of Rhododendron vialii isolate Sample 1 chromosome 3a, ASM3025357v1 harbors:
- the LOC131319035 gene encoding disease resistance protein RPS2-like isoform X2, with protein MAEVGAAATGFLDRLIAQIRPPFTYMCCFNSNIMELETRFRDLETTRQGVQMGVDEVRRQVRFVGPNVEAWLNRVNEVTIEVEEIIQYKAIVNEGCINGWCPNLPLRYSLNKKAVMMTKVIVCLQDDGILYTQSSYSPPPAGMMTITVRGFMEFESRRLNMEEIIMALKHDEINLIGVCGMGGVGKTTLVNEVAERVKEDNHFDEVAMAVLGPCPNLTYVQACMADMLGLKDRLLNIESPIVRADLLRRRLLQDNKKVLVILDDIWEEFDLQAIGIPLEGTNKKMKTLYTSRTQNLWLHLPTKKEICLELLSKDEAWQLFKEKAGDSADAQDLKPIAKQIVNECGRLPLALVLIGRALSKKSGRNAIKEIWKDMFHRLTCASSTPADKHLYSSLVLSYQYLECEEAKRLFLLCCLFKEDEDIRIEDLARYGLGLSLFDGINEMGEARRLVSLIVDYLKRRYLLLDSEDEEEERVKVLDVVRKMGVSIASKEKYALVSHGGVSHWPKMVKLGYYTAISVISEEIKELPEGLKYPNLEFLMLQCRELEKLPPNIFEGMGELKVLELNSFDGFLTLQALRNLTMLSLEGFRGVLDNVSLNGNLLNLEILNFRNSKIEELPEEIGELVSLRLLDLTNTKLLNRIPPDVISRLVHLEELHSMGSKFIGWEGEGKEEEGRNANLREFKSLHNLNTLKIQIRAHVLVPKLPIFSKLENYLVGIIDTNDDSDDDKVFEHLFTETKRILGGKVSIPIPLDGGGIDSLSKTSDGLVLRGTGCNDLVREVLLRVEVDGIQQLKILILSKCDTPECLLNTMNPVHLPTAPVLASAVFPVLHTLHLNRLPNLREICRGSVPARSFGELTSIRVHNCRRLRNLFQLTIVGCLTQVKHLFISSCGMMEEVIRKEHQEDIHVATNRIVFPKLEVLKLVKLPRLMGFCTGIDQIDFPQLKELCLEDMPLVNLLFHNNCNLSSNSERKNNVNIVALFPQLVSLPNLEVLDVSELENLERLGHSPLPAGSLSKLKEFLVRRCGKLLCVFSLQFLPMLQNLQKLCVEGCPKIGSVVKNDKEEEAADDSSLIIPQLWYLRISDMDNLKSFYSSSTASNAKSLFNHQVRFPGLEKLELEGCASLRNTFHPYMGVLVNLKEIIIKDCLKMKTVIDKEEVLGDGERTMFPRLGKLELHHLPELTSFCHFTCPLKLPLLSQMAICDCPRMDSFSSGHVSTPNLSLKGVSLYPEERLRW; from the exons ATGGCTGAAGTAGGTGCGGCGGCGACGGGATTCTTAGATCGCTTGATCGCTCAAATCAGGCCCCCATTTACTTACATGTGTTGCTTCAATAGCAACATCATGGAACTTGAAACTCGATTCAGAGACTTGGAAACAACAAGACAAGGGGTTCAAATGGGAGTGGATGAAGTCCGTAGACAGGTCAGGTTCGTTGGACCTAATGTTGAGGCTTGGCTGAATCGTGTGAATGAGGTCACAATTGAGGTTGAGGAAATTATCCAATACAAGGCCATAGTCAATGAAGGGTGTATAAATGGGTGGTGCCCCAATCTTCCACTGCGTTACTCACTGAACAAAAAAGCCGTGATGATGACCAAGGTTATCGTTTGTCTCCAGGATGATGGCATTCTATATACTCAGTCATCTTACAGCCCACCTCCTGCAGGCATGATGACCATAACCGTTAGAGGTTTTATGGAGTTTGAGTCTCGAAGGCTCAACATGGAAGAGATCATTATGGCTCTGAAGCATGATGAGATCAACTTGATTGGGGTTTGCGGGATGGGAGGTGTGGGCAAGACAACTCTGGTGAATGAAGTTGCAGAAAGAGTGAAGGAAGATAATCACTTTGACGAAGTTGCAATGGCCGTTCTCGGGCCATGCCCGAACCTAACCTATGTTCAGGCTTGCATGGCAGACATGCTTGGTTTGAAAGATCGTCTTCTTAACATAGAGAGCCCAATTGTGAGAGCTGATCTCCTACGTAGGAGACTTCTACAGGATAACAAGAAAGTCCTTGTTATACTGGATGACATTTGGGAAGAATTTGACCTACAGGCCATTGGAATCCCTTTGGAAGGCActaataagaaaatgaaaacactTTATACGTCTCGGACTCAAAATCTATGGCTTCATCTACCAACTAAAAAGGAGATCTGTCTTGAACTCTTGTCAAAAGATGAAGCATGGCAACTATTCAAGGAGAAAGCCGGCGATTCAGCTGATGCTCAAGATTTGAAACCCATAGCCAAACAGATTGTGAATGAATGTGGACGTTTACCGCTTGCTCTAGTACTTATTGGTAGGgcactttcaaaaaaaagtggGAGAAATGCCATTAAGGAGATATGGAAAGATATGTTTCATCGGCTAACTTGTGCAAGCAGCACTCCAGCGGATAAGCATTTGTATTCAAGTCTAGTGCTGAGTTATCAATATTTAGAATGTGAGGAAGCTAAGCGCCTGTTTTTGCTTTGTTGCTTATTTAAAGAGGATGAAGATATCCGTATTGAAGATTTGGCCAGATACGGATTGGGGCTATCACTTTTCGACGGAATAAATGAAATGGGTGAAGCAAGGCGTCTAGTTTCTCTTATTGTTGATTATCTAAAGAGACGTTATTTATTGCTAGACagtgaagatgaagaagaagagcgTGTAAAAGTGCTTGATGTAGTGCGCAAAATGGGTGTATCTATTGCATCTAAAGAAAAATATGCTCTAGTAAGCCATGGTGGAGTATCTCATTGGCCAAAGATGGTCAAACTTGGGTATTATACTGCTATCTCGGTGATATCAGAGGAAATTAAAGAGCTTCCTGAAGGATTGAAATACCCAAATCTCGAGTTCTTAATGTTACAATGCAGGGAACTTGAGAAACTACCGCCCAACATTTTTGAGGGCATGGGAGAACTCAAAGTTTTAGAACTCAATAGTTTCGATGGCTTCCTAACACTTCAAGCCTTGAGGAACCTTACTATGTTATCTCTTGAAGGATTTCGTGGAGTGTTGGATAATGTATCTCTAAATGGAAATCTACTGAATCTAGAAATCCTCAACTTTCGCAATTCGAAGATCGAGGAGCTACCGGAAGAAATCGGGGAACTGGTTAGCTTAAGGTTGTTAGATTTGACAAACACTAAGTTACTGAATAGAATACCGCCAGACGTCATATCACGCTTGGTTCATTTAGAAGAACTCCACAGCATGGGCAGCAAATTTATAGGTTGGGAAGGAGAAGGcaaggaagaagaagggagAAATGCAAACCTAAGAGAGTTTAAGTCCTTGCACAATTTAAATACTTTAAAGATTCAAATAAGAGCTCATGTACTTGTTCCAAAACTCCCAATATTTAGCAAATTGGAAAATTACTTGGTTGGAATTATTGATACCAATGATGATAGCGATGATGATAAAGTTTTTGAACACTTATTTACAGAAACCAAAAGGATCTTGGGGGGCAAAGTGTCGATTCCGATACCTTTAGATGGTGGAGGGATTGATTCGCTCTCAAAGACTAGTGATGGTCTAGTTCTTCGAGGGACAGGATGCAATGATCTGGTGCGAGAGGTACTACTTCGGGTTGAGGTTGATGGAATCCAACAATTGAAGATTCTGATTCTCAGTAAATGTGATACACCAGAATGTCTTCTCAATACAATGAATCCAGTACATCTACCTACTGCTCCTGTTCTTGCTTCTGCTGTTTTCCCTGTCCTGCACACATTGCATCTCAACAGGCTACCTAATTTAAGAGAGATATGCCGCGGCTCAGTCCCAGCACGTTCCTTTGGGGAACTAACTTCTATCAGAGTCCATAATTGCAGAAGATTGAGAAATCTCTTCCAGCTAACAATTGTAGGATGTCTCACTCAAGTCAAACATCTCTTCATAAGCTCCTGTGGTATGATGGAAGAAGTTATTAGGAAGGAGCACCAAGAGGATATCCATGTTGCAACCAACAGAATCGTGTTCCCAAAGTTGGAAGTCTTGAAGCTTGTGAAGCTACCAAGACTAATGGGTTTTTGCACAGGGATTGACCAGATTGATTTCCCTCAATTGAAAGAACTATGTCTTGAAGATATGCCACTGGTCAACCTCCTCTTCCACAACAACTGTAATTTGTCTTCCAATTCAGAGCGAAAGAACAATGTCAACATCGTTGCTCTTTTCCCCCAGTTG GTCTCACTACCTAACTTGGAGGTCCTTGATGTCAGCGAACTTGAGAATCTGGAAAGACTAGGACATAGTCCACTTCCAGCAGGGTCATTGTCAAAACTGAAAGAATTTTTGGTGCGTCGCTGTGGCAAACTGCTCTGTGTTTTTTCATTACAATTCCTTCCGATGCTACAAAATCTGCAAAAACTTTGTGTAGAAGGCTGTCCAAAGATAGGATCCGTGGTCAAGAatgacaaagaagaagaagcggCTGATGATAGTAGCTTGATCATCCCTCAACTATGGTATCTTAGAATTAGTGACATGGACAACCTTAAAAGTTTCTACTCCAGTTCTACAGCATCCAATGCCAAATCCTTGTTCAATCACCAG GTTAGATTTCCTGGATTGGAAAAATTGGAACTAGAAGGGTGTGCTAGTTTGAGAAATACATTTCATCCTTACATGGGAGTTCTTGTGAATCTCAAGGAAATAATCATTAAAGATTGCTTGAAGATGAAAACAGTAATTGACAAGGAAGAAGTACTAGGAGACGGAGAAAGAACAATGTTCCCGCGTTTGGGTAAATTGGAACTTCATCATCTACCAGAATTGACGAGTTTTTGCCACTTTACGTGTCCTTTAAAATTGCCACTACTAAGCCAGATGGCCATATGTGATTGCCCTAGAATGGATTCATTCTCTTCGGGACATGTGAGCACCCCAAATCTCTCCTTGAAAGGTGTATCACTGTATCCTGAAGAACGGCTAAGATGGTGA
- the LOC131319035 gene encoding disease resistance protein RPS2-like isoform X1, giving the protein MAEVGAAATGFLDRLIAQIRPPFTYMCCFNSNIMELETRFRDLETTRQGVQMGVDEVRRQVRFVGPNVEAWLNRVNEVTIEVEEIIQYKAIVNEGCINGWCPNLPLRYSLNKKAVMMTKVIVCLQDDGILYTQSSYSPPPAGMMTITVRGFMEFESRRLNMEEIIMALKHDEINLIGVCGMGGVGKTTLVNEVAERVKEDNHFDEVAMAVLGPCPNLTYVQACMADMLGLKDRLLNIESPIVRADLLRRRLLQDNKKVLVILDDIWEEFDLQAIGIPLEGTNKKMKTLYTSRTQNLWLHLPTKKEICLELLSKDEAWQLFKEKAGDSADAQDLKPIAKQIVNECGRLPLALVLIGRALSKKSGRNAIKEIWKDMFHRLTCASSTPADKHLYSSLVLSYQYLECEEAKRLFLLCCLFKEDEDIRIEDLARYGLGLSLFDGINEMGEARRLVSLIVDYLKRRYLLLDSEDEEEERVKVLDVVRKMGVSIASKEKYALVSHGGVSHWPKMVKLGYYTAISVISEEIKELPEGLKYPNLEFLMLQCRELEKLPPNIFEGMGELKVLELNSFDGFLTLQALRNLTMLSLEGFRGVLDNVSLNGNLLNLEILNFRNSKIEELPEEIGELVSLRLLDLTNTKLLNRIPPDVISRLVHLEELHSMGSKFIGWEGEGKEEEGRNANLREFKSLHNLNTLKIQIRAHVLVPKLPIFSKLENYLVGIIDTNDDSDDDKVFEHLFTETKRILGGKVSIPIPLDGGGIDSLSKTSDGLVLRGTGCNDLVREVLLRVEVDGIQQLKILILSKCDTPECLLNTMNPVHLPTAPVLASAVFPVLHTLHLNRLPNLREICRGSVPARSFGELTSIRVHNCRRLRNLFQLTIVGCLTQVKHLFISSCGMMEEVIRKEHQEDIHVATNRIVFPKLEVLKLVKLPRLMGFCTGIDQIDFPQLKELCLEDMPLVNLLFHNNCNLSSNSERKNNVNIVALFPQLVSLPNLEVLDVSELENLERLGHSPLPAGSLSKLKEFLVRRCGKLLCVFSLQFLPMLQNLQKLCVEGCPKIGSVVKNDKEEEAADDSSLIIPQLWYLRISDMDNLKSFYSSSTASNAKSLFNHQVSLPNLEVLNVAELQNLETLGHVPLSVGSFSKLKKISVHDCGKLLCVFPSQLVPMLQGLQELTVKSCDSLEVVFGLEGLESNEPIPEILSPLKFVKFCYLPKLNRISKRDPVGFNYIETLEIHDCNSLKCVFAPTMTKSIPLLRELKISSCDMLSRIVAEENGLGESSVDEVEFPQLESLELLDLPNLVSFFPNVNSTTLAKSTYHLHNPIQPQPLFNKKVAFPGLKYLGLSGLENVSDLWCSELLTSSFSKLKQLEVRDCASLRNTFHPSMVRGLVNLQKLFINYCSTLEAVVGKEEQIGGFTSVRKIDKTLFPQLKKLRLNSLPNLMRFCHFTHPLEMPLLSEVDILDCPNMDAFSLGPVSTPNLSLLGTLWNSDLNNAIPLLQENRRKKEEEEEKEDVDEDVDEDKEDQGRGKNNKEHMMVMTRQ; this is encoded by the exons ATGGCTGAAGTAGGTGCGGCGGCGACGGGATTCTTAGATCGCTTGATCGCTCAAATCAGGCCCCCATTTACTTACATGTGTTGCTTCAATAGCAACATCATGGAACTTGAAACTCGATTCAGAGACTTGGAAACAACAAGACAAGGGGTTCAAATGGGAGTGGATGAAGTCCGTAGACAGGTCAGGTTCGTTGGACCTAATGTTGAGGCTTGGCTGAATCGTGTGAATGAGGTCACAATTGAGGTTGAGGAAATTATCCAATACAAGGCCATAGTCAATGAAGGGTGTATAAATGGGTGGTGCCCCAATCTTCCACTGCGTTACTCACTGAACAAAAAAGCCGTGATGATGACCAAGGTTATCGTTTGTCTCCAGGATGATGGCATTCTATATACTCAGTCATCTTACAGCCCACCTCCTGCAGGCATGATGACCATAACCGTTAGAGGTTTTATGGAGTTTGAGTCTCGAAGGCTCAACATGGAAGAGATCATTATGGCTCTGAAGCATGATGAGATCAACTTGATTGGGGTTTGCGGGATGGGAGGTGTGGGCAAGACAACTCTGGTGAATGAAGTTGCAGAAAGAGTGAAGGAAGATAATCACTTTGACGAAGTTGCAATGGCCGTTCTCGGGCCATGCCCGAACCTAACCTATGTTCAGGCTTGCATGGCAGACATGCTTGGTTTGAAAGATCGTCTTCTTAACATAGAGAGCCCAATTGTGAGAGCTGATCTCCTACGTAGGAGACTTCTACAGGATAACAAGAAAGTCCTTGTTATACTGGATGACATTTGGGAAGAATTTGACCTACAGGCCATTGGAATCCCTTTGGAAGGCActaataagaaaatgaaaacactTTATACGTCTCGGACTCAAAATCTATGGCTTCATCTACCAACTAAAAAGGAGATCTGTCTTGAACTCTTGTCAAAAGATGAAGCATGGCAACTATTCAAGGAGAAAGCCGGCGATTCAGCTGATGCTCAAGATTTGAAACCCATAGCCAAACAGATTGTGAATGAATGTGGACGTTTACCGCTTGCTCTAGTACTTATTGGTAGGgcactttcaaaaaaaagtggGAGAAATGCCATTAAGGAGATATGGAAAGATATGTTTCATCGGCTAACTTGTGCAAGCAGCACTCCAGCGGATAAGCATTTGTATTCAAGTCTAGTGCTGAGTTATCAATATTTAGAATGTGAGGAAGCTAAGCGCCTGTTTTTGCTTTGTTGCTTATTTAAAGAGGATGAAGATATCCGTATTGAAGATTTGGCCAGATACGGATTGGGGCTATCACTTTTCGACGGAATAAATGAAATGGGTGAAGCAAGGCGTCTAGTTTCTCTTATTGTTGATTATCTAAAGAGACGTTATTTATTGCTAGACagtgaagatgaagaagaagagcgTGTAAAAGTGCTTGATGTAGTGCGCAAAATGGGTGTATCTATTGCATCTAAAGAAAAATATGCTCTAGTAAGCCATGGTGGAGTATCTCATTGGCCAAAGATGGTCAAACTTGGGTATTATACTGCTATCTCGGTGATATCAGAGGAAATTAAAGAGCTTCCTGAAGGATTGAAATACCCAAATCTCGAGTTCTTAATGTTACAATGCAGGGAACTTGAGAAACTACCGCCCAACATTTTTGAGGGCATGGGAGAACTCAAAGTTTTAGAACTCAATAGTTTCGATGGCTTCCTAACACTTCAAGCCTTGAGGAACCTTACTATGTTATCTCTTGAAGGATTTCGTGGAGTGTTGGATAATGTATCTCTAAATGGAAATCTACTGAATCTAGAAATCCTCAACTTTCGCAATTCGAAGATCGAGGAGCTACCGGAAGAAATCGGGGAACTGGTTAGCTTAAGGTTGTTAGATTTGACAAACACTAAGTTACTGAATAGAATACCGCCAGACGTCATATCACGCTTGGTTCATTTAGAAGAACTCCACAGCATGGGCAGCAAATTTATAGGTTGGGAAGGAGAAGGcaaggaagaagaagggagAAATGCAAACCTAAGAGAGTTTAAGTCCTTGCACAATTTAAATACTTTAAAGATTCAAATAAGAGCTCATGTACTTGTTCCAAAACTCCCAATATTTAGCAAATTGGAAAATTACTTGGTTGGAATTATTGATACCAATGATGATAGCGATGATGATAAAGTTTTTGAACACTTATTTACAGAAACCAAAAGGATCTTGGGGGGCAAAGTGTCGATTCCGATACCTTTAGATGGTGGAGGGATTGATTCGCTCTCAAAGACTAGTGATGGTCTAGTTCTTCGAGGGACAGGATGCAATGATCTGGTGCGAGAGGTACTACTTCGGGTTGAGGTTGATGGAATCCAACAATTGAAGATTCTGATTCTCAGTAAATGTGATACACCAGAATGTCTTCTCAATACAATGAATCCAGTACATCTACCTACTGCTCCTGTTCTTGCTTCTGCTGTTTTCCCTGTCCTGCACACATTGCATCTCAACAGGCTACCTAATTTAAGAGAGATATGCCGCGGCTCAGTCCCAGCACGTTCCTTTGGGGAACTAACTTCTATCAGAGTCCATAATTGCAGAAGATTGAGAAATCTCTTCCAGCTAACAATTGTAGGATGTCTCACTCAAGTCAAACATCTCTTCATAAGCTCCTGTGGTATGATGGAAGAAGTTATTAGGAAGGAGCACCAAGAGGATATCCATGTTGCAACCAACAGAATCGTGTTCCCAAAGTTGGAAGTCTTGAAGCTTGTGAAGCTACCAAGACTAATGGGTTTTTGCACAGGGATTGACCAGATTGATTTCCCTCAATTGAAAGAACTATGTCTTGAAGATATGCCACTGGTCAACCTCCTCTTCCACAACAACTGTAATTTGTCTTCCAATTCAGAGCGAAAGAACAATGTCAACATCGTTGCTCTTTTCCCCCAGTTG GTCTCACTACCTAACTTGGAGGTCCTTGATGTCAGCGAACTTGAGAATCTGGAAAGACTAGGACATAGTCCACTTCCAGCAGGGTCATTGTCAAAACTGAAAGAATTTTTGGTGCGTCGCTGTGGCAAACTGCTCTGTGTTTTTTCATTACAATTCCTTCCGATGCTACAAAATCTGCAAAAACTTTGTGTAGAAGGCTGTCCAAAGATAGGATCCGTGGTCAAGAatgacaaagaagaagaagcggCTGATGATAGTAGCTTGATCATCCCTCAACTATGGTATCTTAGAATTAGTGACATGGACAACCTTAAAAGTTTCTACTCCAGTTCTACAGCATCCAATGCCAAATCCTTGTTCAATCACCAG GTTTCATTACCTAACCTGGAGGTCCTAAATGTTGCCGAGCTTCAGAATCTAGAAACACTAGGACACGTTCCACTTTCAGTGGGGTCATTCtcaaaactgaaaaaaattTCCGTGCATGACTGCGGCAAACTGCTCTGCGTTTTTCCATCACAATTGGTTCCGATGCTGCAAGGGCTTCAGGAGCTCACCGTAAAAAGTTGTGACTCACTGGAGGTAGTCTTTGGATTGGAAGGGTTGGAATCTAATGAACCAATCCCAGAGATTTTATCTCCATtgaaatttgtcaaattttgctATCTACCCAAATTGAATCGCATTTCAAAGAGAGATCCTGTGGGCTTCAATTACATTGAGACTCTAGAGATTCACGACTGTAATAGCTTGAAATGTGTGTTCGCACCTACCATGACAAAGAGCATCCCACTACTCCGTGAGCTGAAGATATCAAGCTGCGATATGCTGTCAAGAATTGTGGCAGAGGAGAATGGGTTGGGTGAAAGTTCGGTGGATGAAGTTGAGTTCCCTCAGTTGGAAAGTTTGGAACTTCTTGATCTACCAAACCTTGTGAGTTTCTTCCCAAATGTGAATTCTACTACTCTGGCAAAATCAACTTACCACCTCCATAACCCAATCCAACCTCAACCTCTCTTCAACAAAAAG GTTGCCTTTCCTGGCTTGAAGTATTTAGGACTAAGTGGGTTGGAAAATGTGAGTGACCTATGGTGCAGTGAACTTCTGACCAGCTCATTCTCCAAACTGAAACAACTCGAAGTTAGAGATTGCGCGAGTTTGAGAAACACGTTCCATCCTTCCATGGTCCGAGGTCTTGTGAATCTCCAGAAACTATTCATTAACTATTGCTCGACTTTGGAAGCTGTTGTTGGCAAGGAAGAACAAATAGGAGGTTTTACCTCAGTTAGGAAAATAGATAAAACTCTGTTCCCCCAGTTAAAAAAATTGCGACTTAATAGTCTACCAAATCTGATGAGGTTTTGCCACTTTACTCATCCTTTAGAAATGCCATTGCTAAGCGAGGTGGACATATTGGACTGTCCTAATATGGATGCATTCTCTTTGGGACCGGTGAGCACCCCAAATCTCTCCTTGCTCGGTACACTGTGGAACAGTGATCTCAATAATGCCATACCGCTTTTGCAAGAG AATCGGAgaaagaaggaggaggaggaggagaaagaggaCGTAGACGAGGACGTGGATGAGGACAAGGAGGATCAAGGAA GAGGAAAAAACAATAAGGAGCACATGATGGTGATGACACGACAGTGA